One region of Polaribacter pectinis genomic DNA includes:
- a CDS encoding family 16 glycosylhydrolase, whose protein sequence is MRCGSIDSRGLYEVKYGCLEAKIKIAKTFKGNQTAFWLQGENQRNVDNSAAVGAE, encoded by the coding sequence ATGCGCTGTGGTTCTATTGATTCTAGAGGTTTGTATGAAGTGAAATATGGATGTTTAGAGGCAAAAATTAAAATTGCAAAAACATTTAAAGGGAATCAAACTGCATTTTGGTTACAAGGAGAAAATCAAAGGAATGTAGATAATTCTGCTGCAGTTGGAGCTGAATAG